A single Hyperolius riggenbachi isolate aHypRig1 chromosome 12, aHypRig1.pri, whole genome shotgun sequence DNA region contains:
- the SP6 gene encoding transcription factor Sp6 codes for MLTTVCSSLGNQPSEPPGSPSTSELPLKPYTITTESESGLQLQEESSEDSPYSSERYTSLSSVRLPFQTFAGRDSSEGTSFSKFLHPTLEMSHPYESWMRPPAPGVPGEESGVPSWWDIHAGSSWMDMQSSAGGFTTPSPHQASLGGYGSELCIPPTHMLPPAPHLMGSLDATMESHGTEQNSDGSPRAKGSRRAVPRSSAQAACRCPNCQEAERVGSGGDLGKRKIMHNCHIPGCGKAYAKTSHLKAHLRWHSGDRPFVCNWLFCGKRFTRSDELQRHLQTHTGAKKYPCPSCSRVFMRNDHLTKHMKTHEGEMRGTTDNVGKAKREPDESSTSHTN; via the coding sequence ATGCTGACGACTGTATGTAGTTCTCTGGGTAACCAACCATCAGAGCCACCTGGATCTCCATCCACCTCTGAGCTCCCCCTTAAACCATATACTATCACTACAGAATCAGAGTCTGGACTGCAACTTCAAGAAGAATCTTCTGAAGACTCACCTTATTCTTCTGAAAGATACACATCACTTTCATCTGTGAGACTTCCATTCCAAACATTTGCAGGACGAGACTCTTCAGAAGGCACATCATTTAGTAAGTTTCTACACCCAACTCTTGAGATGTCTCATCCATATGAGTCATGGATGAGGCCTCCAGCGCCAGGAGTCCCTGGGGAGGAAAGTGGAGTTCCATCATGGTGGGATATTCATGCTGGGTCTAGCTGGATGGATATGCAGTCTAGTGCAGGGGGCTTCACAACTCCTTCACCTCACCAGGCCTCTTTAGGAGGATATGGCTCGGAGCTCTGTATTCCGCCTACACACATGCTGCCTCCGGCACCTCATCTCATGGGAAGCTTGGATGCCACAATGGAATCTCATGGTACTGAGCAAAATTCTGATGGATCTCCACGTGCTAAAGGTAGTAGGAGAGCTGTACCACGCAGTTCAGCTCAAGCTGCTTGCCGTTGCCCCAACTGCCAAGAGGCGGAACGGGTTGGCTCAGGTGGAGATCTAGGCAAGAGGAAAATCATGCATAACTGCCACATACCTGGTTGTGGAAAAGCATACGCCAAGACATCTCATCTAAAGGCTCACTTGCGTTGGCATAGTGGAGATCGTCCCTTTGTCTGCAACTGGTTGTTCTGTGGAAAGAGATTCACTCGGAGTGATGAGCTACAAAGGCATCTTCAGacccatactggggcaaaaaAATACCCTTGCCCATCTTGTAGCCGCGTCTTTATGCGGAATGATCATCTCACCAAGCATATGAAGACCCATGAAGGGGAAATGAGGGGGACTACAGACAATGTTGGCAAGGCCAAGCGGGAGCCAGATGAAAGTAGCACTAGCCATACAAACTGA